The Kitasatospora sp. NBC_00374 genome has a segment encoding these proteins:
- a CDS encoding WhiB family transcriptional regulator, with protein MSELFELLIGEGIEEDEEELGWQERALCAQTDPESFFPEKGGSTREAKKVCLACEVRSECLEYALANDERFGIWGGLSERERRRLKKSAV; from the coding sequence ATGAGCGAGCTCTTTGAGCTTTTGATCGGTGAGGGCATCGAAGAGGACGAAGAGGAACTCGGCTGGCAGGAGCGCGCGCTGTGCGCCCAGACCGACCCGGAGTCCTTCTTCCCCGAGAAGGGCGGCTCCACCCGCGAGGCCAAGAAGGTCTGCCTCGCCTGCGAGGTGCGGTCCGAGTGCCTGGAATACGCGCTCGCCAATGACGAGCGGTTCGGGATCTGGGGCGGGCTCTCCGAGCGCGAGCGCCGCCGGCTCAAGAAGAGCGCGGTCTGA
- the cofD gene encoding 2-phospho-L-lactate transferase produces the protein MRIVALAGGIGGARFLRGLKEAVAPGDEITVIGNTGDDIHLFGLKVCPDLDTVMYTLGGGIHEEQGWGRADETWSVKEELKAYGVGPDWFGLGDRDFATHIVRTQMLAAGYPLSAVTEALCDRWQPGVRLIPMSDDRVETHVRITDEAGSRAVHFQEYWVRLHAAVAAEAIVPVGADTAKPAPGVLEAIAAADVILLPPSNPVVSIGTILAVPGIRQAVAAAAAPVVGLSPIIGGAPVRGMADKVLAAVGVESTAEAVARHYGPGLLDGWLVDTADRAAVTGVEEAGIPCRAVPLLMTDVAATAEMARAALALAEEVRA, from the coding sequence ATGCGCATCGTGGCACTGGCAGGCGGAATTGGTGGGGCGCGCTTCCTGCGCGGGCTGAAGGAGGCCGTCGCCCCGGGGGACGAGATCACGGTCATCGGCAACACCGGTGACGACATCCATCTGTTCGGGCTGAAGGTCTGCCCGGACCTGGACACCGTGATGTACACCCTCGGCGGCGGCATCCACGAGGAACAGGGCTGGGGACGGGCCGACGAGACCTGGTCCGTCAAGGAGGAGCTGAAGGCCTACGGCGTCGGCCCCGACTGGTTCGGCCTCGGCGACCGGGACTTCGCCACCCACATCGTCCGCACCCAGATGCTGGCCGCCGGCTACCCGCTGAGCGCCGTCACCGAGGCTCTGTGCGACCGCTGGCAGCCGGGCGTGCGGCTGATCCCGATGAGCGACGACCGGGTCGAGACCCACGTCCGGATCACCGACGAGGCCGGCAGCCGGGCCGTGCACTTCCAGGAGTACTGGGTCCGGCTGCACGCCGCCGTGGCCGCCGAGGCGATCGTGCCGGTCGGCGCGGACACCGCGAAGCCGGCCCCCGGAGTGCTGGAGGCGATCGCCGCGGCGGACGTCATCCTCCTCCCGCCGTCCAACCCGGTGGTCAGCATCGGCACCATCCTGGCCGTGCCCGGCATCCGGCAGGCCGTCGCCGCGGCGGCCGCGCCGGTGGTCGGGCTCTCCCCGATCATCGGCGGCGCGCCCGTGCGGGGCATGGCCGACAAGGTGCTCGCGGCGGTCGGCGTGGAGTCCACCGCCGAGGCGGTCGCCCGGCACTACGGCCCGGGCCTGCTGGACGGCTGGCTGGTGGACACCGCCGACCGTGCCGCGGTCACCGGGGTCGAGGAGGCGGGCATCCCCTGCCGGGCCGTCCCGCTGCTGATGACCGACGTCGCGGCGACCGCCGAGATGGCCCGGGCCGCGCTGGCGCTGGCCGAGGAGGTCCGGGCGTGA
- a CDS encoding cysteine dioxygenase family protein, which yields MRMPRIRKRNRDRAKLLSPAATRPTATPRSTAARWADGLSDVSIAGDPLAFPHLARTDLPQHPTTVAGYAQLVREIAADRDRWAPLVRYDALTRWYARLETGPGYEVWLLSWLPGQSSGFHDHGQSAGVMTVVEGELVERSLTDAGEGTRVLAPGRQRVFSAGYLHEVVNGALEPAVSIHLYTPGLVEMNQYGTAAPGRQARHEDRRQHQA from the coding sequence GTGCGAATGCCCCGTATCCGCAAGCGCAACCGGGACCGCGCCAAGCTTCTGAGCCCGGCAGCCACCCGGCCCACCGCCACCCCCCGGTCCACCGCCGCCCGCTGGGCCGACGGCCTGAGCGACGTCTCCATCGCCGGCGACCCACTGGCCTTCCCGCACCTCGCCCGCACCGACCTGCCGCAGCACCCCACCACGGTGGCGGGCTACGCGCAGCTGGTCCGGGAGATCGCCGCCGACCGCGACCGCTGGGCCCCACTGGTCCGCTACGACGCCCTCACCCGCTGGTACGCCCGGCTGGAGACCGGCCCGGGCTACGAGGTCTGGCTGCTCAGCTGGCTGCCCGGCCAGAGCAGCGGCTTCCACGACCACGGCCAGTCCGCGGGCGTGATGACCGTGGTCGAGGGCGAACTGGTCGAGCGCTCGCTCACCGACGCCGGCGAGGGCACCCGGGTGCTCGCCCCCGGCCGTCAGCGCGTGTTCTCCGCCGGCTACCTGCACGAGGTGGTGAACGGCGCGCTGGAGCCCGCCGTCTCCATCCACCTCTACACGCCGGGCCTGGTGGAGATGAACCAGTACGGCACCGCCGCCCCCGGCCGGCAGGCCCGGCACGAGGACCGACGCCAGCACCAGGCCTGA